The genomic region GCAACATCTCAATATCATGCTGGAGAAAACCTCAACAATGACTGCCGCACAAGTTAATCGATATGTGAATGATCTACAAAGTTCACATGAACATATCAGATCCATTCATCTCATGGGTACCAATGGCTCGTTCAACAAGCCATTTGATCAGGCATCCCAGCAAGGTAGCAAACTAGAGCGACAGAAGCTTGACCATGCGCTGAATCTTGCCAAAAAAGCGGTAAATAAACGTCAAAGCTTCGAATCCTCTTCTTTCCCTTTGGGAAAAGAAAAGTACTTTGTTATGGGGCAACCCTCGAAAGATGGCAAAAGAGCTGTGATTGCCTTGTTCAGTCAGAACGTCTTAAATGCTGTTGAACAACATCAGCGCAAAAATCTGCGTATGATCCCTTATCCGCGTGAAGGCAAGTTCAAAATTGAGTCTGTTCACCCGGATACGCTGAATGAAATCACCGTGAAAACCGGGCATGATAATGCCAACGCCAGTCATTTCTACGAAAATGAAATTGTCATCCGTTTTCGGCAGGATCCCGGTGAACGGGATATGCGTATCATTAAATCTGATCTAAGAGCGCAATCTGCGCGTAAGCTGGGATACACGTATGTTTTTCGGTCAGAACACATGAATTACAAGCAATTGCATAGCTATTTCGAAAGTAAATGGAATCCACTCTATATGGAACCCCACTACATGTATTTAACCAATGACACCGTAACTGAACAAACCGATGTAACGATACCCAACGACATTTTGTTCTCCGATTATCAGTGGAACTTGCCTGCGATTGAGACGAACAGAGGTTGGAATATTACCAAAGGAAACAAAGATGTTATCGTTGCAGTGGTCGACACAGGTGTGGATATGAATCACCCTGACCTGAAGGGCAAGCTCCTTGAGGGCTATAATGTGGTCGAGCCGGGAAGCCAGCCTATGGACGATGTGGGACATGGTACACACGTCGCAGGCATTATCGGCGCGATTGTCAACAATAATGAAGGCGTGGCAGGCATGAGTTGGTATAACAAGGTACTCCCGGTGAAGGTGCTGGACAACTCGGGGTCTGGAACCACGTATGCCGTTGCCGAAGGCATCATCTGGGCAGCGGATCATGGAGCTAAAGTCATCAACATGAGTCTCGGGAATTATGCTGATGCACAATTTCTTCATGATGCCATTAAATACGCTTTTGACCGCGATATCGTGCTGATTGCAGCAACAGGGAACGATAATACGGAGCGTCCAGGCTATCCTGCTGCCTATCCGGAAGTATTCGCCGTATCTGCTACGGATCCGGATATGAGCAAAGCGTCCTATTCCAATTACGGGGATTATGTGGATGTGATGGCTCCAGGGTCCAGTATCGCAAGTACGTATCCGGACAATCAGTACGCAGCTTTGTCTGGCACATCCATGGCTAGCCCGCATGTAGCCGCACTTGCAGGTTTGATTCGTTCCTTGAACCCGGATTTAACGAACACGGAAGTGATGGATCTGATGCGCCAAAGTGTCATTGACCTCGGTGATCCGGGTCACGATAAGTATTTCGGCTATGGGCAGATCGATGTCTACAAAGCACTGCAAGCCGCATCAGGCAACAGCGCACCCTTACAGTTCTGGCCCCAGCATGTCAGACAACAAATGGATAATACGATGAAAAAGTATACCAAGTAGTCGTCATGACTCAATTCTGTAAAAACACAAAAGCAGCTGCGCCCCGGGGCGTACGCTGCTCTTTGGTTTATATCCAAATTCCCCGGGGCACCCGCTGCGATTAACGTTTGCGTGAAGTTGTGCGGGCTTTGCTTGATTTTTTCACGGATTTTTTCTTCGGATTATGGCTGGATACATAGCAAGGGTCTTCTTCTTTAACAACAACCGGGTACATGTGGTGGTGAATCGGAACACAGTGATGTTTTTTGATAACTTCAATCGGGTGGATTACAGGTACGATTTGCGGGATGTAGTAATCCTCAACAACCTGGATCGGGTCACAGACAATCGGGCAAAGCGGTGGACAGTAATGGTTCATTCAAAACCAACTCCCTTTCTGGTGATACTATAACCTATTGCATCAGGCCGAAAGTGGATTGGATGTATGTCCATACTCCGAAAAATTATATGAGCGGTAGCCTGTCCGCCACTGCCCCACCCTGCCCAGGTGTTACTCTGTTAATGACTCCGCAGAGAACACGAAGCCCTTCACACAAAAGTTCAACGCTCGTTACCGTGAAGCAGATGCGCAGACTTGAAGTATCCGTCTCCCCCACATAACAGGCGGAACCCGGCAGGAATGAGACCCCCGCGGCAAGTGACTGATGATGCAGCTCACGCATATCCAGACTACTCGGAAGTTGAAGCCACAGATTAAGTCCTCCCTCTGGCAAACGCCAGTGTATACCCTCAGTAGCATGTTCTTCCAGCACCTCAGCTGCCGCACACAAGCGAGAATACAATTCATCCCTCAAGCGGGATACATAGGCCCCATACTGATTCTGAATAAAGGATTGCAGTGCCTTCTGTGTAAGCAGTGGGCTCCCCAAATCTGCCGTAGATTTCGCAGCCACAAGCCTAGTCAGTACGCTTCCGTCTGCAATGGCGCAGGCTATACGGCAACCGGGAGACAGCACCTTGCTGAAGCTTTTGATATACACCACATGACCTGTCCCATCCATGGATTTAATGGAAGCCGGGGGAGGATCACGAAAATAAAGATCGGCAAACGGATCATCCTCCAGAATGAGGCAATGATAGCTTTGCGCGAGATTCAGGAGCTGTGCTCGCCTTCTTGCACTCATCGTAATCCCAGTCGGATTGTGATAGGTCGGAATTGTATAGATCAGCTTGGGCGGATAGGTGTCACATAAGCGGGTTAACAGATCAATACGCATGCCTTCGTCGTCCATCGGAACCGTAATGATCTTCGCACCTCTGCTTGTAAACACATCAATGGCTCCGGTATAGCTTGGCGCCTCCATATACACTACATCCCCGGGTCCGACAAAAGTCCGTGCCACAAGATCAATCCCCTGCTGAGCACCGCTTGTAATTAACATGCGTTCAGGTGTCACCTGTAGTCCACGCTCGGCAAAATGTTCCGCAAAGATCTGTCTGAGTTCCCGATCTCCCTGAAAAGATCCATATGCCGCCATACGCTCTGCATGATCAGAGGAAAGCCGATAGGCACTGTCAATAATCTCACGTGTAGGTAACAGTTCAGGCTGAATCGCTGACATATGAAGTTCATACCGTACTTGAGGTGACGTATCAAAATGTCTCCAGAGCTGTGCTCGCGGTAAATAATCCACCAATGCCATTTGCCAATTCCATGGCGTACTGGATTCACTATTGCTATTTTTCCGCTGCGCTCGGTCCACATCCTCCCTCTGATCCGTGTGTAATGCCCCTCTGACATAACAACCTTTACCCTGGGAGCAGGTAATCAATTGAATCGCTTCGAGTTCAGCATAGGCCTTCGATACGGTGACCAGGCTGACACCCAGATCCGTGGTCATTTTACGAACAGAAGGAAGTCGGGTTCCGGGTTCAATCAGTCCTGACCGGATGCGATCCGCAATCGTTAGTGCTATTTGCACGTACAATTTGGTACTGCTTCCCCTTTTTAATTCAATATGCATGCGTGCTCCCCCCAACTGTTATGATCCTCATTTTACTGTTATAGTGCAGTCCGTCTATTATAGTTTATAATATCAGTATAACAGTGAATAACAGGAGATGAGAATAACATGAGTATCCCTTGGTCCAAAATGGCACAAAACACCCCGTCCTCTGTCGTTCGCGACATGCTCCAGGCCGCTCAGGCACCTGGAATGATCTCACTAGCCGGTGGATTACCAGCGCAGACTTCATTCCCGCTGGAAGCTATCCGCGTTGCATATGAAAAAGTATTTATGAGCGGAGCAGCCGCTCTTCAATATGCGGAGACTGAAGGTTACCGTCCTCTTCGCGCCAAAATCGCCGAGCGTCTTGAATCCAAAGGCATTCCTGCTTCACCCGACCACATGCTCCTCACGACGGGTTCACAGCAATCCATTGACTTAGTCTGTCGCATCCTTCTTGATCCGGGTGACCGCGTACTGGTTGAATCACCTACCTACCTCGCTGCCCTGCAAGTTATTCATTCCTATCAGGCTGAATCTCACGGCGTAGCCTGTGATGATCACGGCATGTTGCCTGAATCTCTGGAGGAACAGCTCCAGCTGCATCGTCCAAAGCTCGTCTATATCAACCCAACGTTCTCCAATCCTACGGGTAAAGTATGGTCACGAAAAAGACGTCAGCAGGCTGTGGACCTATGCCGCAAGTATGGTGTACTCATCCTCGAAGATGATCCCTATGGCGAAATTCGGTTCAATCCGGAGCAATTGGATGTCCCTGCTCTCGCAGAATTGGATGCAGCATCCTATGAAGGCCCTTCTAATGTCGTTTACACAAGTACGTTCTCCAAAACGGTAGCACCGGGTCTTCGTACGGGTTGGATTCTTGCAGCTCCTGATATTGTCAAAATGGCAGCACGGGCTAAACAGGGTGCCGACTTGCATTCCAGCAGCATCGACCAAAGAGCTCTTCACGCACTGCTTGAATCTTTCGATCTGGATGCGCATATCCGCCAGATTTCAGAGGATTACGAAAAACGCATGAAAACACTGACGACTCTTATGGCAACCAAAGCATGGGAAGGCATCTCGTGGAATTCACCACAAGGTGGCATGTTCTTGTGGCTGCAATTGCCTGAAGGCATGCTTGCAAGCAATTTGTTCACTTACGGTATTCAGGAGAAAGTGTGCATTGTCCCGGGTGATTCCTTCTATGCGGGTACACCGGAGCTGAACCGCATGCGGATCAACTTCACGCATACGGATCCCGAGCTACTCCCGGAAGCTGTAGAACGAATGGATCGCGCCATTCAACGCTGGCATGCTTCGTTAACATCGGACAGTGTGGTTACACTGTAATGAACTGTCATGAACGTTTCGCTATTTATTAGCGTATGAAGGTTAAATAACTTAATATGAGAAACAAAAATAAGGCGGCAGGCCCGAGAATCTCGGAACTGCCGCCTTATTTTTATAGAACCTGTTATCAACAGGAGTTATGTTTTTTTGATGTTCATGGGTCCTTCTGATCAGTCAGGCCATCGAATGATTCATACGAGTTGTCCTCGACTGATAGGTGGACTACATTGTGTTGTTATAGTGTTGTTGTTGCAGTTAGGAAAGCTTACCGTAAGCCGGGTTCTGTGCTCTTCGTGGTTCATACGGGAACTACCCTCCCACCAGAAGCGACAATCATCTATCTAGGCCATACATTGCTGCACAGCTCAAGCGACCAACCTAGACACACCTCGGGCTAAGGTTGCCTCCTCCGAAAAGGCGGCTGTGTCCCATTAGGTCTTGCTCCAGATGGGGTTTACCAGGAACGAAGTCACCAGCGTTCCTCGGGGTCTCTTACACCTCGGTTCCATCCTTGCCTGTGCCGGAGAATCCGGCCATCGGCGGTCCATTTCTGTGGCACTATCCTTCAACTCGCGCTGACTGGACGTTATCCAGCATCCTGCCCTGTGGAGCCCGGACTTTCCTCTCGTGGCAACAAAGGCCACCAGCGATTGTCTGTCAAACTTTCCGAACAACATTACATAGTATACAGGCATTTGGGTTCCCAGACAAGCTTAATATTACTGGGAATCGCACAGCAACTGTCTTTTTAGATAAACTGGAATACTTCCGTATTTACCTCTGAAGCTGTAACTTGCGTATCATATCGTTTTTCTTGCAAACGGGAACGAAGCCAATCGGCTGTTTTCGGTTTCATAATCTTTTCGGAATTATGTCCCGGGTCGATGATACACATGCCGGCCATCAACGCATCATGAGCCGTGTGATAATCGATATCCCCCGTCACAATAACATCCGCGCCTTTGAAGCGAGCCGTAAGCGCGTAACGGCTGCCAGAGCCGCCAAGAACCGCTGCTTTTTTGATTGGTTTGTTCAGATCCCCTACTACACGCACATGAGGAACATTAAATTGGGTCTTAACGACCTCCACGAGCTCACCTAATGTCTTAGGCTCCCTAAGGGGTCCCAAGCGTCCCAGACCGAGCGTACGGCCTTTTAAATCCATTGCATAGAGGTCATACGCCACTTCTTCATACGGGTGAGCCTTAAGCATCGCCTGAACAACCTTACTCCGCAGGCTTTGAGGCACAATGGTCTCAATCCGCATTTCTTCCACACGTTCCATCTGCCCCTGGGTACCAATAAACGGCTGTGTCCCTTCACCTGGTACAAATGTTCCTGTACCTTCTGTGTTGAAGCTGCACTTGTTGTATTGACCGATACTCCCCGCTCCGGCTTCCAGAATGGCTTGAAGAACCTGTTCATGATGCGTGCGAGGTACAAATACAGCCAGCTTGTACAGATGATCTGTGTGTACATCCTCCAGCGATTCTTTACTCTCGATGCCGAGTGCCTCGGCCATCCAGTCATTCATGCCACCTTCGGCTACGTCCAGGTTCGTATGACTGATATAGACAGCGATATCATGCTTAATCAGTTTTTCATACAATTTACCCATAGGGGTATCCGTACTAAGTGACTTAACCGGTCGGAAAATGATGGCATGATGTGCGATAATCAGATTGGCTCCGATGCGAATCGCTTCGTCCACCACTTCATCCGTCACATCCAAAGCCACAAGAACGTGACTAATTTCTTTTTGCAAACTGCCCAGCTGCAGACCAATGCGGTCGTCCGGCACAGCCAGATGTTTCGGAGCGAGCTGCTCCATCAGTTGAATTACAGTTTGACCTTTGGCAAACATGCCAAAACCTCCTTCAAGTTTGCGATCAGACGCTCTACCTCAGCCGCCTTGTCCCGGGAAGAATCCTGATCGGATTTGGAGATGGAGTTAACAACCCCTTGCAGCTTGACGATCTCGCTTTCCCATTTGGCAAAAAATACATCCGTTGGACGATCCACCAAATAAGGTCCCATCCGCAGCAGCAAATCTTCCGTCAATTCTACCCCGTCTTGAAGCGGACGTGCACGATATACCTCAACATTTGCAATCGGGCTTACGGATTGTGGCATCGCCGTGATAATTTCATAGAGCTTACCGTCTTCTTCGAGCAACTGTTCTGCTACAACTACCCAATTATGCTCCAACAACCATCGTCTGAGGATATCCTCTCCCACATTCGGTTGCAAAATCAGGAGTTGGACCCCTTCCAGTTTGGATAAACCTCGGTCCAAAATAGAAGCAATCAGAGCACCACCCATGCCTGCAATGGTGATGACTTCCACTTCTCCCGCAGAAATCACATCAAGCCCGTCTCCACGACGTACTGTGATTTTCTCTTTCAGGCCAGCATCACTGACTTGTTTACATGCAGCATCATAAGGGCCAGGATTGACTTCCCCGGCTACTGCACTTGCGGCTTTCCCACTGCGGATCGCGGCTACTGGCAGCAATGCGTGGTCTGAACCGATATCAGCCATGCGGCTGCCATCGGGAATTTGATCATGTATTTGTTGTAATCGATTCGAAAGTTTCATGAAGCACCTACACCATTCATTTAATTTATTGATTTGCATTGAACAAGGAAAAGCGATAAAATAAAATCCAATCAAACATTTCAAGGATGAATTTCCAAAACCAAGAAATCAAGACGTTTAAATTAAAAATAAAGGAGACCCCGCCGCCGCTAAAGCGTCTTGCGGAAAGTCTCCCATAGTTCGATTATTCGAGGAAATCCTTAAGTCGTTTACTACGACTCGGGTGACGCAATTTACGAAGAGCCTTGGCTTCGATCTGACGAATACGCTCACGCGTAACTCCAAATACCTTGCCGACTTCCTCCAGCGTTCTTGTCCGTCCATCGTCCAGACCAAAACGTAGACGAAGAACATTCTCTTCACGCTCAGTCAATGTATCAAGTACATCTTCGAGCTGTTCTTTCAACAACTCATACGCAGCAGCATCCGCTGGAGCAAGTGCTTCCTGATCCTCAATGAAGTCACCCAGATGGGAATCATCTTCCTCACCAATCGGTGTTTCCAGAGAAACCGGTTCCTGTGCAATCTTCGTAATTTCACGAACTTTCTCCACACTCAGATCCATCTCAGCAGCGATTTCTTCTGGTGTCGGTTCACGCCCAAGTTCCTGCAACAGCTGACGGGATACCCGGATCAGCTTATTAATCGTCTCTACCATGTGCACAGGGATACGAATGGTACGCGCCTGGTCAGCAATAGCACGAGTAATCGCTTGGCGAATCCACCATGTGGCATACGTACTGAACTTGTATCCTTTTTTGTGGTCGAACTTCTCAACCGCTTTGATCAGACCCATATTACCTTCCTGAATCAAATCAAGGAACAACATTCCACGTCCAACGTAACGCTTGGCGATACTGACAACGAGCCGTAAGTTCGCTTCAGCAAGACGACGCTTGGCTTCTTCATCCCCGTTCTCAATCCGTTTGGCCAGTTGTACTTCGTCATCTGCCGACAACAATGGCACACGACCAATTTCCTTGAGATACATACGGACAGGGTCATTGATTTTGATACCTGGCGGCAAGCTCAGATCATCATCAAAGTGGAATTCGTCCTCTCCCTCTCTGGTGTTGTTCTCGGAATCTTCACTAGGACGAAGTGTAACCTCTTCATCATTTTCATTCACTACATCGATACCCAGATCACTCAGTTGCTCATAGAACTCATCCATTTGCTCTGCATCTTGCTCAAAAGGAGAGAGTTTCTCTATAATTTCCTTGTAATTCAGCGAAGCTCTTTTCTTACCTGATTCAATCAATTGATCTTTAACCTGATCCAGTGTCAATTCTGTTTCTAGTTCAGTATGCTGATCATTCGCCATAACTCGACTCCCTCCTCCCTAGAAACATCCAATAATCAGACGTTCACTGTCTCTCTAGGGCAATCATTTCAATTGCAATCTGTGCCGCGCGTACAGAATCACCTGCCCGCTCTGCAGCAATCATTTCTTCTTTTTTCAAATCGTACTCTTTCTTACGCGGATGCTTCAGCACTTCCCTGATGCAATCATCGAGCATTTGAATACTCCATTCACCTGGACCATCCATCATCGAGATTGAACTAACCGTCTTTTCCAGGCGATCGTCATGCAGTGAAGACATAAAACGGCTTGTATCCGACGGTTTGCCTTGCGCATAGTAGGCATATAGATAAGCAGCAATAGCTGCATGATCATCCAAGTTAAAAGCTTCACCAAGATGCTCATTCACGTACTGGGCAGCCTCATCATCCTGCAACATCCAGGCAATCAGTTTGCGTTCAGCAGCGTGGTAAGCTGGCAACAGATTGGGTGTAGGCACCTGCCTATTTTGTTGCCTACCATTATTCCACCTTTTCGGGTTATTATCCCCAAACTGGAGGTTATTTTTCATCGCCTCCCGTTCTTCATTACACTCCTGCTTCAATGTTTCGAAGGATACGTCCACTTCTGCAGCCAGTTCACGAAGATACACTTCCCGCTCTGTTGGAGAAGGTAAGGGGGCAATCAATTTTACTGCTTCTTTCGAATAGGCGATTTGTCCGCCACCCTCTAGCAGTATATGGCTTTTTTTTAGGTTTATAAGTTTAAATTTTGTAGTTGTCACGGCGCCGTCCACAATCTGGTTTCGGAACCGCTCACCACCATGCTTCCGGATAAAATCATCCGGGTCGAGTCCCTCAGGTATGAGAGCCACTTTGACCTGCAATCCGGCTTCCTCAAGAATGGGAAAGTTTTTGAGTGCAGCAGCCTGTCCTGCTCGGTCGCCGTCATAACATATGATGACCTCGTCGCACATGCCTTTGAGCATCAGTGCCTGATTCTCGGTTAACGCAGTACCCATTGCCGCTACACCGTTCTGGATATCCTGATCCCATGCGGAGATGACATCACCGTATCCCTCGAACAAAATGGCTTGTCTTTGTTTGCGAATTGCATTTTTGGCATGATGCAGATTATAGAGAACACGGCTTTTGTTAAATAACCGGGTTTCCGGTGAATTTAGATACTTCGGTTGCCCGTCTCCTAATATGCGTCCTGCAAATGCAATCGGCTTACCGCTCCTGCCATTGATCGGGAACATAATCCGGTCTCGGAATCGATCCACATATCCCTGACCTTCATTTCGCGGTGACAGTAGTCCACCCTTTTCCATCTCTTCCAGCGGATAGTTACGTTTTTCGAGAAATTGTACCAGGGTGTCCCAACGATTTGGTGCGAACCCAATCTGGAACTGGTCGATCAACTTGTCGCCAAAACCTCGTGAGCGTAAATACTCCATGGCTGACTTGCCGTGCTCTGTA from Paenibacillus sp. FSL R5-0341 harbors:
- a CDS encoding Nif3-like dinuclear metal center hexameric protein; the protein is MFAKGQTVIQLMEQLAPKHLAVPDDRIGLQLGSLQKEISHVLVALDVTDEVVDEAIRIGANLIIAHHAIIFRPVKSLSTDTPMGKLYEKLIKHDIAVYISHTNLDVAEGGMNDWMAEALGIESKESLEDVHTDHLYKLAVFVPRTHHEQVLQAILEAGAGSIGQYNKCSFNTEGTGTFVPGEGTQPFIGTQGQMERVEEMRIETIVPQSLRSKVVQAMLKAHPYEEVAYDLYAMDLKGRTLGLGRLGPLREPKTLGELVEVVKTQFNVPHVRVVGDLNKPIKKAAVLGGSGSRYALTARFKGADVIVTGDIDYHTAHDALMAGMCIIDPGHNSEKIMKPKTADWLRSRLQEKRYDTQVTASEVNTEVFQFI
- the dnaG gene encoding DNA primase; translated protein: MSTGQGGIPESIIESVLQQNDIVDTVSRFVHLTKQGKYMKGLCPFHSEKTPSFTVTPEKQIFYCYGCGTGGNAIKFRMEIEGLSFPEAVKTMAEESHISMGDWQGRESAHVNPETERLLEAYELTAKLYHFLLKNTEHGKSAMEYLRSRGFGDKLIDQFQIGFAPNRWDTLVQFLEKRNYPLEEMEKGGLLSPRNEGQGYVDRFRDRIMFPINGRSGKPIAFAGRILGDGQPKYLNSPETRLFNKSRVLYNLHHAKNAIRKQRQAILFEGYGDVISAWDQDIQNGVAAMGTALTENQALMLKGMCDEVIICYDGDRAGQAAALKNFPILEEAGLQVKVALIPEGLDPDDFIRKHGGERFRNQIVDGAVTTTKFKLINLKKSHILLEGGGQIAYSKEAVKLIAPLPSPTEREVYLRELAAEVDVSFETLKQECNEEREAMKNNLQFGDNNPKRWNNGRQQNRQVPTPNLLPAYHAAERKLIAWMLQDDEAAQYVNEHLGEAFNLDDHAAIAAYLYAYYAQGKPSDTSRFMSSLHDDRLEKTVSSISMMDGPGEWSIQMLDDCIREVLKHPRKKEYDLKKEEMIAAERAGDSVRAAQIAIEMIALERQ
- a CDS encoding PLP-dependent aminotransferase family protein — encoded protein: MHIELKRGSSTKLYVQIALTIADRIRSGLIEPGTRLPSVRKMTTDLGVSLVTVSKAYAELEAIQLITCSQGKGCYVRGALHTDQREDVDRAQRKNSNSESSTPWNWQMALVDYLPRAQLWRHFDTSPQVRYELHMSAIQPELLPTREIIDSAYRLSSDHAERMAAYGSFQGDRELRQIFAEHFAERGLQVTPERMLITSGAQQGIDLVARTFVGPGDVVYMEAPSYTGAIDVFTSRGAKIITVPMDDEGMRIDLLTRLCDTYPPKLIYTIPTYHNPTGITMSARRRAQLLNLAQSYHCLILEDDPFADLYFRDPPPASIKSMDGTGHVVYIKSFSKVLSPGCRIACAIADGSVLTRLVAAKSTADLGSPLLTQKALQSFIQNQYGAYVSRLRDELYSRLCAAAEVLEEHATEGIHWRLPEGGLNLWLQLPSSLDMRELHHQSLAAGVSFLPGSACYVGETDTSSLRICFTVTSVELLCEGLRVLCGVINRVTPGQGGAVADRLPLI
- a CDS encoding S8 family peptidase is translated as MSRPKWINWALAAGAGALALTLLLPTSNRPEPKPSALSDSAHEEHTNKQRLKVQDVKATDLLTRMDAKQHLNIMLEKTSTMTAAQVNRYVNDLQSSHEHIRSIHLMGTNGSFNKPFDQASQQGSKLERQKLDHALNLAKKAVNKRQSFESSSFPLGKEKYFVMGQPSKDGKRAVIALFSQNVLNAVEQHQRKNLRMIPYPREGKFKIESVHPDTLNEITVKTGHDNANASHFYENEIVIRFRQDPGERDMRIIKSDLRAQSARKLGYTYVFRSEHMNYKQLHSYFESKWNPLYMEPHYMYLTNDTVTEQTDVTIPNDILFSDYQWNLPAIETNRGWNITKGNKDVIVAVVDTGVDMNHPDLKGKLLEGYNVVEPGSQPMDDVGHGTHVAGIIGAIVNNNEGVAGMSWYNKVLPVKVLDNSGSGTTYAVAEGIIWAADHGAKVINMSLGNYADAQFLHDAIKYAFDRDIVLIAATGNDNTERPGYPAAYPEVFAVSATDPDMSKASYSNYGDYVDVMAPGSSIASTYPDNQYAALSGTSMASPHVAALAGLIRSLNPDLTNTEVMDLMRQSVIDLGDPGHDKYFGYGQIDVYKALQAASGNSAPLQFWPQHVRQQMDNTMKKYTK
- the rpoD gene encoding RNA polymerase sigma factor RpoD — translated: MANDQHTELETELTLDQVKDQLIESGKKRASLNYKEIIEKLSPFEQDAEQMDEFYEQLSDLGIDVVNENDEEVTLRPSEDSENNTREGEDEFHFDDDLSLPPGIKINDPVRMYLKEIGRVPLLSADDEVQLAKRIENGDEEAKRRLAEANLRLVVSIAKRYVGRGMLFLDLIQEGNMGLIKAVEKFDHKKGYKFSTYATWWIRQAITRAIADQARTIRIPVHMVETINKLIRVSRQLLQELGREPTPEEIAAEMDLSVEKVREITKIAQEPVSLETPIGEEDDSHLGDFIEDQEALAPADAAAYELLKEQLEDVLDTLTEREENVLRLRFGLDDGRTRTLEEVGKVFGVTRERIRQIEAKALRKLRHPSRSKRLKDFLE
- a CDS encoding PLP-dependent aminotransferase family protein — protein: MSIPWSKMAQNTPSSVVRDMLQAAQAPGMISLAGGLPAQTSFPLEAIRVAYEKVFMSGAAALQYAETEGYRPLRAKIAERLESKGIPASPDHMLLTTGSQQSIDLVCRILLDPGDRVLVESPTYLAALQVIHSYQAESHGVACDDHGMLPESLEEQLQLHRPKLVYINPTFSNPTGKVWSRKRRQQAVDLCRKYGVLILEDDPYGEIRFNPEQLDVPALAELDAASYEGPSNVVYTSTFSKTVAPGLRTGWILAAPDIVKMAARAKQGADLHSSSIDQRALHALLESFDLDAHIRQISEDYEKRMKTLTTLMATKAWEGISWNSPQGGMFLWLQLPEGMLASNLFTYGIQEKVCIVPGDSFYAGTPELNRMRINFTHTDPELLPEAVERMDRAIQRWHASLTSDSVVTL
- a CDS encoding class I SAM-dependent methyltransferase, with translation MKLSNRLQQIHDQIPDGSRMADIGSDHALLPVAAIRSGKAASAVAGEVNPGPYDAACKQVSDAGLKEKITVRRGDGLDVISAGEVEVITIAGMGGALIASILDRGLSKLEGVQLLILQPNVGEDILRRWLLEHNWVVVAEQLLEEDGKLYEIITAMPQSVSPIANVEVYRARPLQDGVELTEDLLLRMGPYLVDRPTDVFFAKWESEIVKLQGVVNSISKSDQDSSRDKAAEVERLIANLKEVLACLPKVKL